A portion of the Edaphobacter lichenicola genome contains these proteins:
- a CDS encoding sigma-54-dependent transcriptional regulator, which yields MVTVLEKVLIVEDEMHARSGLTELVESWGYRAECAADGMEGLEKAIAWAPAIVVTDLKMPRMDGMELLNRVGELPQRIAVIMLTAQGSIESAVDAMRMGAYDYIPKPVDPHRLKTILHNASRQREADVELEATRRQLRDTGVLGPMVGSSPQMMEIFTMIERIAPSNVSVLVTGESGTGKELVARALHDLSARRLKPFVAVNCAAIPETLIESEIFGHEKGAFTGALERRAGCFELAEEGTLLLDEIGEMPMATQAKLLRVLEDRKLRRLGSKIETPVDVRVVAATNKDPEKAVASGELRGDLYYRLNVFNIQMPPLRDHLMDVSAIAEKMIDDMNERHRCTVAGLKDSLMTRLEEYKWPGNVRELRNTIERAVILAGTGMLGVEHLPPHFGEPGFAPPPTRVVVTEVGGVHTSSPSGEMQRHLDESNSVRVEVGTTVDEAERQLILKTLVATNNNKTKAAEILGISSKTLQNKLKEYSNSAVTE from the coding sequence ATGGTGACTGTCTTGGAAAAGGTCCTGATTGTTGAAGACGAGATGCATGCTCGCAGCGGCTTGACGGAGCTGGTCGAGAGCTGGGGATACCGGGCGGAGTGCGCTGCAGACGGGATGGAGGGTCTGGAAAAGGCCATTGCTTGGGCTCCCGCCATTGTGGTGACAGACCTAAAGATGCCGCGGATGGACGGTATGGAACTGTTGAATCGCGTCGGTGAGCTACCACAGCGCATTGCGGTCATTATGCTCACGGCACAAGGGTCGATCGAGTCTGCTGTTGATGCGATGCGAATGGGCGCGTACGACTACATCCCGAAGCCGGTGGACCCACATCGGCTGAAGACGATTCTGCACAATGCGAGCCGGCAACGAGAGGCGGACGTTGAACTGGAGGCGACGCGGAGGCAGCTCAGGGATACGGGCGTGCTGGGTCCGATGGTGGGCTCGTCCCCGCAGATGATGGAGATTTTTACCATGATCGAGCGGATTGCACCGTCGAATGTGTCAGTGTTGGTGACCGGTGAGAGCGGGACAGGGAAAGAGTTGGTGGCTCGGGCCCTGCATGATTTGAGTGCGAGGAGGCTGAAGCCGTTTGTGGCAGTGAACTGCGCTGCGATTCCCGAGACGCTGATCGAGAGCGAGATATTCGGGCATGAGAAGGGCGCTTTTACCGGGGCATTAGAACGGCGGGCCGGATGTTTTGAGTTGGCCGAGGAAGGGACGCTGCTCCTCGATGAGATCGGCGAGATGCCAATGGCGACGCAGGCGAAGCTGCTCCGAGTGCTGGAGGATCGCAAACTAAGAAGATTGGGCAGCAAGATCGAAACGCCAGTGGATGTTCGCGTGGTCGCGGCGACGAATAAGGATCCGGAGAAAGCTGTGGCGAGTGGGGAGCTACGGGGGGATCTTTATTATCGGCTCAATGTCTTTAACATCCAGATGCCTCCTCTGAGAGATCACCTGATGGACGTCTCGGCGATCGCGGAGAAGATGATTGACGACATGAATGAACGACATCGCTGCACAGTCGCAGGGCTAAAGGACTCGCTTATGACGCGACTGGAGGAGTACAAGTGGCCGGGGAATGTTCGGGAGTTACGAAATACGATTGAGCGGGCGGTGATTCTGGCTGGGACCGGGATGCTGGGCGTGGAGCATTTGCCGCCGCACTTTGGCGAGCCAGGGTTTGCACCGCCTCCGACCAGGGTTGTCGTTACCGAGGTTGGAGGTGTGCATACGTCCTCGCCGTCAGGTGAGATGCAGCGGCACTTGGACGAGTCGAACTCAGTGCGGGTGGAGGTTGGGACGACGGTCGATGAGGCGGAGCGGCAGTTGATTCTGAAGACTTTGGTGGCAACGAATAACAACAAGACGAAGGCCGCAGAGATTTTGGGGATCAGTTCGAAGACGTTGCAGAATAAGTTGAAAGAATATTCGAACTCAGCAGTAACGGAGTAA
- a CDS encoding sensor histidine kinase translates to MRLKTKLVLSATGLTFAIVLVLSALFVSELMRQRIEQTAAANDVLAHEVWLEMRKAVETGLRSNPPIDRSDEALQAAVVNALRSQTALSDVMNTVVRYSPTVQDVSVTDAHGMTLVSTDPDAVGQPAVFRFSLAGVQNGTVAHQMKVVFGKPRVLDISQALDRNGIPFLVVHVGVRSTFLKNAYEPWLLSALIFTALAAVAAMLAAGLLANVALRPLETISARLESLTSARSLPGGPDAALQLESSEGKNDAVVRVTKTLDRLGEQMRTQEAGYTALQANLNQMLDTLRDGVLLFTADRRAVMVSDAVAHFLGAPLNEDHEKLVGMRMEEIFAPDSALGEAVLEAFAEGGQVSAQAVTLEDGRQVQISLDRIDDGVGGVGNVTTLLTLRDMESVAQLGQEIEVARRLAAIGRLTAGVGHEVKNPINAMVLHLELLRGKLVPGGTEAFGGAQRHVDILAGEMQRLDRVVQTLADFSRPMELHLREHDLRQVVGAVMELTTAEMQENGVRVVVDAPKESMMVRVDAELMRQALLNLLLNGMQAMPEGGEMRVRLHREHQFAVVEVIDEGEGIPPELLPRIFELYFTTKPKGSGIGLAMTYRILQLHGGAMEVRSNADPISVERGTTFTFRLPIAVGTGGEGRKVVAVGAVHKGIGERV, encoded by the coding sequence ATGCGTCTGAAGACGAAGCTGGTGCTGTCGGCGACCGGGCTAACGTTTGCGATTGTGCTGGTGTTGTCAGCGTTGTTCGTCAGCGAGTTGATGCGTCAAAGGATCGAGCAAACGGCGGCAGCCAACGATGTATTAGCACATGAAGTCTGGCTGGAGATGAGGAAAGCGGTCGAGACGGGCTTACGATCAAACCCGCCGATTGATCGGAGCGATGAGGCGCTGCAGGCTGCCGTAGTGAACGCGTTGAGAAGCCAGACGGCGCTGTCCGATGTGATGAATACGGTTGTGCGCTACTCGCCGACAGTGCAGGACGTGAGTGTGACGGACGCACATGGAATGACTCTGGTGAGTACGGATCCGGATGCGGTTGGGCAGCCCGCGGTGTTCCGGTTCAGCCTTGCGGGCGTGCAAAATGGGACCGTAGCCCATCAGATGAAGGTCGTGTTCGGGAAACCGCGGGTGCTTGATATTTCGCAGGCACTGGATCGGAACGGGATTCCCTTCCTGGTGGTTCATGTAGGGGTGCGGTCGACATTTTTGAAGAATGCGTATGAACCGTGGCTTCTGTCGGCGCTCATTTTTACCGCGCTTGCTGCGGTGGCGGCAATGCTTGCGGCGGGGTTGCTGGCAAACGTTGCACTTCGGCCGTTGGAGACGATCAGTGCAAGGCTTGAAAGCCTTACGTCGGCGCGCAGTTTGCCGGGTGGGCCCGATGCGGCGCTGCAGTTGGAGAGTAGCGAAGGGAAGAACGATGCAGTGGTGCGTGTCACTAAAACGCTCGACCGGCTGGGGGAACAGATGCGTACGCAGGAGGCCGGGTACACGGCTCTGCAGGCAAACTTAAACCAAATGCTGGACACGCTACGGGATGGAGTACTGCTGTTTACTGCGGACCGGCGAGCGGTTATGGTATCGGATGCGGTGGCTCACTTCCTTGGCGCTCCGTTGAACGAAGATCACGAAAAGCTTGTGGGAATGCGCATGGAAGAGATCTTCGCGCCCGACAGCGCGCTGGGAGAGGCGGTCTTAGAGGCGTTTGCCGAGGGCGGCCAGGTAAGTGCGCAGGCAGTCACGCTCGAGGATGGACGGCAGGTGCAAATCTCGTTGGACCGGATTGACGATGGGGTCGGTGGGGTGGGGAATGTGACGACGCTGTTGACGTTGCGCGATATGGAATCGGTGGCGCAACTGGGACAGGAGATTGAGGTAGCAAGAAGGCTGGCTGCGATTGGGAGACTGACGGCCGGCGTGGGGCATGAAGTGAAGAACCCAATCAATGCAATGGTATTGCATCTCGAATTGTTACGCGGAAAGCTGGTACCTGGCGGGACGGAGGCTTTTGGCGGGGCGCAACGGCACGTGGACATTCTAGCGGGTGAGATGCAGCGCTTGGATCGCGTGGTTCAGACGCTGGCAGACTTTTCGCGACCCATGGAACTGCACTTGCGTGAGCATGATTTACGACAGGTTGTGGGTGCGGTTATGGAGTTGACCACTGCAGAGATGCAAGAGAATGGAGTGCGGGTCGTCGTAGATGCTCCGAAAGAATCGATGATGGTGCGCGTGGATGCGGAGTTAATGCGGCAGGCGCTGTTAAATCTGCTGTTGAACGGGATGCAAGCCATGCCTGAGGGTGGGGAGATGAGGGTGCGGCTGCATCGGGAGCACCAATTTGCAGTGGTTGAGGTAATTGATGAAGGAGAGGGTATACCTCCGGAGCTATTACCGCGTATCTTCGAACTGTACTTCACAACAAAACCGAAGGGCAGCGGAATCGGATTGGCGATGACGTATCGAATTCTGCAGTTGCATGGCGGCGCGATGGAGGTACGATCCAATGCAGACCCCATTTCGGTTGAGCGTGGGACGACATTTACGTTCCGGTTACCGATCGCTGTCGGAACCGGCGGCGAAGGTAGGAAAGTAGTTGCGGTTGGAGCGGTTCATAAAGGAATAGGGGAACGGGTTTGA
- the secA gene encoding preprotein translocase subunit SecA encodes MLNSVIAKVFGTSNERAVKRIQPTVAQINELEPTIQALSDEALRNKTAEFRQRIAAAIANIADTPENADERYAAEKEALTAILPEAFAVVREAGKRAVGMRHFDVQMIGGIVLHSGKIAEMKTGEGKTLVATLPCYLNALAGRGVHVVTVNDYLAKRDAEWMGKIYGFLGLTVGVIVHDLDDQQRRDAYASDITYGTNNEFGFDYLRDNMKFELKDQVQRGHYYCIVDEVDSILIDEARTPLIISGPTDQTTDKYARVNLIIPKLELGELIETVETKTWSGDYVVDEKTRSITVTDEGWEKVEGLLGIGNIADPENWDLKHHVETAIKAHSLYKRDVEYVVKDGEVIIVDEFTGRLMPGRRWSDGLHQAVEAKEGVAIRKEDQTLATITFQNYFRMYKKLSGMTGTAETEAAEFDKIYKLEIVVTPTNRKMLRIENPDVVYRTAQEKYFAVADEIARLHAEKQPVLVGTTSIEKSELLSEILKRKGVRHVVLNAKFHEKEAEIVAQAGRLGMVTIATNMAGRGTDILLGGNAEFMARQDLVRKQQARAVSAAEGAINPVAGPGMVRFYYSGQEFETTQAAWDAATAAHEGAAKAEHESVINAGGLHILGTERHESRRVDNQLRGRAGRQGDPGSSRFFLSLEDDLMRIFAREWVSTLLQRLGMEEGVPIESGMISRRIEAAQKAVETQNFESRKHVLEYDDVMNKQREAVYGLRRQLMEGVDQKQLITEDYTSTILSNILDENAPEKVHADEWKVEALFNQIYDIFGARLETEVDATQLNRHELGEAIFQNLRARYEIKESILGAGAMRYHERIVMLSVLDGLWKDHLLAMDHLKEGIGLRGYAQQDPLVAYKKESFEMFEAMMMRFQEDTARHLFRMQIIGPDGSPIESAEQLANAQAHAQALAQAQQAQQQLSAAAPQNTLPPSGPPQHTNAPAARQNVPTPPPNRAPSTTIDALEREFQKKKQRELEQARSVSSSSAATNGSGPRHSGDKVGRNDECPCGSGKKYKKCHGATA; translated from the coding sequence TTGCTCAACTCAGTCATTGCAAAAGTCTTTGGCACTAGTAACGAACGCGCCGTCAAGCGCATCCAGCCCACCGTTGCGCAGATCAACGAGCTCGAGCCGACCATTCAGGCGCTCTCCGACGAGGCTCTGCGCAACAAAACAGCCGAGTTCCGCCAGCGAATCGCCGCAGCCATCGCAAATATCGCCGACACCCCCGAGAACGCGGACGAGCGTTACGCGGCCGAAAAGGAAGCCCTCACCGCCATCCTGCCCGAAGCCTTCGCCGTAGTCCGCGAAGCCGGCAAGCGCGCCGTCGGCATGCGTCACTTCGACGTTCAAATGATTGGCGGCATTGTCCTTCACTCTGGCAAAATTGCCGAAATGAAAACCGGAGAGGGTAAAACCCTCGTCGCCACCCTGCCCTGCTACCTGAACGCGCTAGCAGGCCGCGGAGTTCACGTCGTCACCGTCAACGACTACCTCGCCAAACGTGACGCCGAATGGATGGGCAAGATCTACGGCTTTCTAGGCCTCACTGTCGGCGTCATCGTCCACGATCTAGACGACCAGCAGCGCCGCGACGCCTATGCATCCGACATCACCTACGGAACCAACAACGAGTTCGGCTTCGACTATCTCCGCGACAACATGAAGTTCGAGCTCAAGGATCAAGTTCAGCGCGGCCACTACTACTGCATCGTCGACGAAGTGGACTCCATTCTTATTGACGAAGCCCGCACTCCTCTCATCATCTCCGGACCCACCGATCAGACCACCGATAAATATGCCCGGGTGAACCTCATTATCCCCAAACTCGAATTAGGCGAGCTTATCGAGACCGTCGAGACCAAAACATGGTCTGGCGACTACGTCGTCGACGAAAAGACACGCTCCATCACTGTTACCGACGAAGGCTGGGAGAAGGTCGAAGGTCTGCTAGGGATTGGAAATATTGCGGATCCCGAAAATTGGGACCTTAAGCACCATGTCGAGACCGCTATCAAGGCCCATTCCCTTTACAAGCGCGACGTCGAGTACGTCGTCAAAGACGGCGAAGTTATCATCGTCGATGAGTTTACGGGCCGTCTCATGCCCGGCCGCCGCTGGTCCGACGGACTCCATCAGGCTGTCGAAGCCAAGGAAGGCGTGGCCATCCGCAAGGAAGACCAGACCCTCGCCACTATTACATTCCAGAATTACTTCCGCATGTACAAAAAGCTCAGCGGCATGACCGGCACCGCCGAAACCGAAGCTGCCGAGTTTGACAAGATCTACAAGCTCGAGATCGTCGTCACCCCAACCAATCGAAAGATGCTCCGCATTGAAAACCCGGACGTCGTCTACCGCACTGCGCAGGAAAAGTACTTCGCAGTCGCCGATGAAATCGCTCGTCTCCATGCCGAAAAGCAGCCCGTCCTCGTAGGCACTACATCGATCGAAAAATCAGAGCTGCTCAGCGAGATCCTAAAGCGCAAAGGCGTCCGCCATGTCGTCCTCAACGCCAAGTTCCACGAGAAAGAAGCCGAGATCGTAGCCCAGGCGGGCCGTCTTGGCATGGTCACCATCGCTACCAACATGGCAGGCCGTGGTACCGACATTCTCCTCGGTGGCAACGCAGAGTTCATGGCTCGTCAGGACCTGGTTCGTAAGCAACAAGCCCGCGCCGTATCGGCAGCCGAAGGCGCAATCAACCCCGTAGCCGGCCCCGGCATGGTCCGCTTCTACTACAGCGGCCAAGAGTTCGAGACAACGCAAGCCGCATGGGACGCCGCCACTGCCGCCCACGAGGGCGCAGCCAAAGCTGAACACGAAAGCGTCATTAACGCAGGCGGGCTCCACATCCTTGGCACCGAGCGCCACGAGTCCCGCCGCGTCGATAATCAGCTTCGTGGCCGCGCCGGCCGTCAAGGTGACCCCGGGTCGTCCCGCTTCTTCCTCTCCCTCGAAGACGATCTCATGCGCATCTTCGCCCGCGAGTGGGTCTCGACGCTCCTCCAGCGCCTCGGTATGGAGGAGGGCGTTCCCATCGAGTCCGGAATGATCTCCCGCCGCATCGAAGCCGCTCAGAAGGCCGTCGAAACTCAGAACTTCGAGTCTCGCAAACACGTCTTAGAGTATGACGACGTCATGAACAAGCAACGCGAAGCCGTCTACGGCCTTCGCCGCCAACTCATGGAAGGCGTAGATCAGAAGCAGCTCATCACCGAAGACTACACCTCCACCATCCTCTCCAATATCCTCGACGAAAACGCTCCCGAAAAAGTCCACGCCGACGAGTGGAAGGTCGAGGCTCTCTTCAATCAGATTTACGACATCTTCGGCGCCCGCCTCGAAACTGAAGTCGACGCTACCCAGCTCAATCGCCACGAGCTAGGCGAAGCGATCTTCCAAAACCTCCGGGCCCGTTACGAGATTAAAGAGAGCATCTTGGGCGCTGGAGCCATGCGCTATCACGAGCGCATCGTCATGCTATCCGTCCTCGACGGTCTCTGGAAAGATCACCTCCTCGCCATGGACCACCTCAAAGAAGGCATCGGCCTCCGCGGCTACGCCCAGCAGGATCCCCTAGTTGCTTACAAGAAGGAATCCTTCGAGATGTTCGAAGCTATGATGATGCGCTTTCAAGAGGACACTGCACGGCACCTCTTCCGTATGCAAATCATCGGCCCGGACGGCAGCCCCATCGAATCCGCCGAGCAGCTGGCCAACGCCCAGGCCCACGCGCAAGCTCTCGCTCAAGCGCAACAGGCCCAACAGCAGCTATCCGCCGCTGCTCCCCAAAACACACTTCCACCGTCCGGCCCACCGCAACATACCAACGCCCCCGCCGCCCGTCAAAATGTCCCAACACCGCCACCTAACCGCGCTCCCTCCACCACCATCGACGCACTCGAACGCGAGTTTCAGAAGAAGAAACAGCGTGAATTAGAGCAAGCCCGCTCCGTCAGCTCGTCTTCTGCCGCCACGAACGGCTCAGGCCCTCGCCACTCCGGCGACAAGGTAGGCCGCAACGACGAATGTCCCTGCGGTTCCGGCAAAAAGTACAAAAAGTGCCACGGCGCCACAGCGTAG